GCTCGCCGAGTTCTTCAATTACGACGCCCTCGAACTCGGGGAACGTAACATCGGCCCCGGTAAGACGAACGCGGCGGTAAAGCCTCCAGGTGTACACAATCTGCCCGCCCACATAAGGCGTTTCCGTTGATACTGTTGTCTCGATAAATGCAGCAGCTTGTTCTTTCGGTTTTTGGCTAGGGTCTAAAACAGTGAGGATAAAAGGCCTACTTTGGTAGAGCTTGCCGTCGATATCTACACTGGCTGCCCCAATTTGAAACTTGCCGGTTTGGCTTGGTACCAGAATGAAATTGTATGATACGCTCGAACTCATTTTGCCGTTGATGATGTTGGTTTGAGATGAACGGCCTCGATTATAAACCTCGAAGGATGGAAACTCCGGAAGCTCGGGCTCACTGCGTCCACCTTCAACTTCTACAACAAGCTGAATTTGGTCTTCGGTGGTGACTTGATTACGGTCAACACTCACTGAGATTCCCGCGGCATAACCCAGCGAGGGCAGGAGGGTTACCAGGAGGATAAAGGCTGAACGGGTAAGTTGGTTCATCATTACCAGTCCTTTCCACCGGGTGCGCGCCGGCCCTTGGCCTTCTTACCGCGTTTAGATGGCTTACGCTCGGGGCCAAGGTTTCGGAGTAGACGCTCGGCGTCTTGCTTGCTCATATCTTGTTTGCCTTTTTTGGCATTGGCTTCTTGCTCTTGCTGAGCCTTCTTGGCTTCTTCACCATCGCTGACTCCATTGCCGTTAGAGTCTTTTTTGTTGGGGTCAGTTTCGTCTTTGTCTACTTGCCCGTTACCATTTTTATCTTCTTCACCGTCGGAGAGGCCGTCACCGTCACTGTCCGGGTTATTGGGATCCGTGGGGTTCTTTGCAGACTTTTCTTGCTCATCCGGTAGGCCGTCTTTGTCTGTGTCTTGCTCAGGAGCGTCTTCTTGCCCGTCCTGGTTTTGACCTTCTTGGCCGTCTTCCTTTTGCTTTTGCTCATCTTGCTTGTTGGGATCTTGCTTATCGTTTTGTTGTTGCTCTTGCTGCTTTTGGTCTTGTTGGTTCTCTTGGTCTTGTTGCCGCTTTTTCGCTTCTTCATGACGCCGCCGGATTTCATCTCGAACGTATTCAATATTGAATTTTGCGTCTTCGTCGCTGGGGTTGAGTTCAAGAGCGCGCTGATAAGCCTTAACCGATTCTTCGAGTTTACCTTCCTTAAAGTAGGTGTTGCCCAGGTTGTAATGAGCTTCAGCTTGTACGGCTTTGGTGCCATTGGCGGCTGCACTCTGAAAAGACTGAGTGGCATCTTCCAAGTTGTTCATCTGGTAATGTGCTGCCCCGATACTGAGCATGAGATCTGTGTCGTTTGGTTTTTCAATCTGTAAATCGACAAACCCTTGGAGAGCCTGGTCATACGCGCCGGCCTCGAATGCCTTGTAGGGATCTTTGAACTTTTTATTTGAGAGAGGCGCTGGTTTTTGTTGTGCCGGTAATGGAACGTTTTGCGGCATCGGTGTGGTTATTTGTCCTGCCGAGTTGGGTGGATTTTGTGCCCACGCCGTGCAGCTAAGTAGATAAACACATATCGGAAGAATCCTACGCAACATGATTATCTCTCCTGCGAACTTGTTCTGAGATAAAGGGCTCAAGCATTAGGAAAATGAGCATCAACCCAAGCACCCATTGAAAGCGCTCTTCCCAGTGTTGTCG
Above is a window of Deltaproteobacteria bacterium DNA encoding:
- a CDS encoding tetratricopeptide repeat protein, giving the protein MLRRILPICVYLLSCTAWAQNPPNSAGQITTPMPQNVPLPAQQKPAPLSNKKFKDPYKAFEAGAYDQALQGFVDLQIEKPNDTDLMLSIGAAHYQMNNLEDATQSFQSAAANGTKAVQAEAHYNLGNTYFKEGKLEESVKAYQRALELNPSDEDAKFNIEYVRDEIRRRHEEAKKRQQDQENQQDQKQQEQQQNDKQDPNKQDEQKQKEDGQEGQNQDGQEDAPEQDTDKDGLPDEQEKSAKNPTDPNNPDSDGDGLSDGEEDKNGNGQVDKDETDPNKKDSNGNGVSDGEEAKKAQQEQEANAKKGKQDMSKQDAERLLRNLGPERKPSKRGKKAKGRRAPGGKDW